Proteins from a genomic interval of Candidatus Equadaptatus faecalis:
- a CDS encoding Veg family protein, whose translation MAVTQEELKSIVGQHCGKRVFYHAANGRRRSKDDVAVIEAVYSNLFTLHLEKTDTVVSFRYIDLLTHDVELVLCETGEKIY comes from the coding sequence ATGGCTGTAACACAGGAAGAGCTCAAAAGTATTGTCGGTCAGCATTGCGGAAAACGCGTTTTCTACCATGCGGCGAACGGCAGACGAAGGTCGAAGGACGACGTTGCCGTTATTGAGGCTGTCTATTCAAATCTTTTCACACTTCATCTTGAGAAGACGGACACGGTTGTTTCTTTCCGCTACATTGACCTGCTGACGCACGACGTTGAGCTTGTCCTCTGCGAAACAGGGGAAAAAATATATTAA